In the genome of Conger conger chromosome 8, fConCon1.1, whole genome shotgun sequence, one region contains:
- the LOC133135603 gene encoding ankyrin repeat and SOCS box protein 15-like, which yields MDAIDEVEEDQLIDYAIELSLQDSCKQFQFTSIESLEIASDENLRIVTAIKQGDTFTLLELSEFTTAFREVDNRGWLPLHLAAAQPVAQVLKIVLDASYELTLEEKTIEGETAMTLAAQAGLVENVRLLLANGASPNNTNDTNESPLLLAVAHGSYEMVGILILNGALVEQICLKKWTAMHEAAKVGCCDIFMLLLRNGGLITQTSGHGVTPLGIAAENGHADVMEIIIKEGGDVNAQAYNGESVLYDAAGSGNPDCIDMLLHYGASPNVPSVCGNLPIHRAAYLGHYLVLEHLMDVTSKLAITDSGQSPVHSAAEGGHAQCLQLLIERGFSVNVILANYISEDYGDMRKSPLFFVVSNGDVTCTEILLKAGAKPDLDPLHCLLVAVRAGHYEIVKQLLARQADVNCYFTVVSDTVFPTALQYCLRDEMMMRLLLNNGYDAERCFCCHHDNGFNEHWPGHSNQLYQTTEEKEKIPFCDFISYMKHLSGSAVRILLDYVSHVPICSKLKLILEKQREWPEICEILGNPRPLKHLCRLVIRRQMTPKRLCDPVTMESAPFAPRVKSYLLYNEYDLYGRGMGQDM from the exons aTGGATGCAATTGATGAAGTGGAGGAGGACCAGCTTATTGACTATGCTATAGAATTGAGCCTTCAGGATTCCTGTAAACAATTTCAGTTCACATCTATAGAAAG TTTGGAAATAGCCAGTGATGAAAATCTGAGGATtgtaactgcaataaaacaag GTGACACATTCACCCTTCTGGAGCTGTCGGAGTTCACCACGGCCTTCAGAGAGGTAGACAATCGAGGATGGCTACCTCTTCACCTGGCAGCAGCTCAACCAGTTGCGCAGGTGCTAAAAATCGTGTTAGATG CGTCGTACGAACTTACCCTGGAGGAAAAGACGATCGAAGGAGAGACTGCAATGACTTTGGCAGCTCAGGCGGGCCTGGTAGAAAACGTGAGGCTGCTTCTGGCGAACGGAGCGTCTCCAAACAACACTAACGACACGAACGAGTCTCCATTGCTTCTGG CTGTGGCACATGGGTCATATGAAATGGTGGGTATTCTCATCTTGAACGGAGCGCTGGTGGAGCAGATCTGTCTGAAGAAGTGGACGGCGATGCACGAGGCGGCCAAGGTGGGCTGCTGTGACATCTTCATGCTGTTGCTCAGGAATGGCGGTCTGATAACGCAGACGAGCGGCCACGGGGTGACTCCTCTGGGGATCGCGGCAGAAAATGGCCACGCAGATGTGATGGAGATTATTATCAAAGAAG GGGGCGATGTGAACGCACAGGCCTACAATGGTGAAAGCGTGCTGTACGATGCCGCTGGCTCGGGGAATCCTGATTGTATCGATATGCTCCTACACTATGGAGCCAGTCCCAATGTGCCAAGTGTGTGTGGAAACCTCCCTATCCACAGAGCAGCTTATCTGGGACATTACCT GGTCCTTGAGCATCTGATGGATGTGACCTCTAAGCTGGCCATCACAGACAGTGGCCAGAGCCCGGTCCACTCCGCTGCTGAGGGTGGCCATGCACAGTGCCTGCAGCTGCTCATCGAACGCGGGTTCAGCGTCAACGTCATCCTGGCCAATTACATATCGGAGGATTACGGAGACATGAGGAAGAGCCCTCTGTTCTTCGTTGTCTCTAACGGAGACGTCACCTGTACAGAGATACTGCTGAAGGCTGGTGCGAAACCTGACCTGGATCCCCTGCACTGCCTCCTAGTGGCCGTCAGGGCTGGGCATTATGAGATCGTGAAGCAGCTGCTGGCCAGGCAGGCGGATGTGAACTGCTACTTCACGGTGGTCAGTGACACTGTGTTCCCCACTGCTCTGCAGTACTGTCTGAGGGACGAGATGATGATGAGACTGCTCCTCAACAACGGCTACGATGCAGAGAGGTGCTTCTGCTGTCACCATGACAACGGCTTCAATGAACACTGGCCTGGGCACAGTAATCAGCTTTACCAGACAActgaagaaaaggaaaaaataccT TTCTGTGACTTCATCAGCTACATGAAGCACTTGTCAGGAAGTGCGGTGCGGATCCTTCTGGACTATGTCAGTCATGTGCCCATCTGCTCCAAACTCAAACTCATActggagaagcagagagagtgGCCTGAGATCTGTGAGATACTGG GGAACCCACGGCCACTGAAGCACCTGTGCAGACTGGTGATCCGGAGACAGATGACACCAAAGAGACTGTGTGACCCTGTCACCATGGAGTCTGCCCCCTTTGCCCCCAGAGTGAAGAGCTACCTGCTGTATAACGAGTATGACCTGTATGGCAGAGGCATGGGTCAGGATATGTGA
- the LOC133135794 gene encoding leiomodin-2-like: MSMFGYRKELDKYEDVDEDELLASLTADELEELEKELADIDPDDNVPIGLRQRDQTAKTPTGTFSREALLKYWENETRKLLEEERSGSSPKQDNEEQEDTDKEAECVTESNSEGSEEEEDSEEQEEDEEEEEEEDSEEEEEEAVTEDEDEQEHEEEPKRENLASCSPINSQNLCSGLSKCNGSDEDIKKAPSTTNVDADLKMTPSRPCGNPTVIDEALEKILSDDVEMTEVNLNNIENISQEMLISFADALRSNTHVRVFSVANTRADDHVAFAIAKMLRQNSSVTNINIESNYITGKGIVALMQALTRNSTLTELRFHNQRHICGGQVEMEIVKLLRENTTLLKLGYQFDLPGPRMSMTSILTRNQDRQRQRRMQEQRLAGGSDGPVNPRTSALQRGTPTSSPYGSPRGSPWPSPKLPRNVKNAPPAPPPPPPPPPPPPPPPPLPPSQPVQEKKPPTRNIAEVIKQQERRKRQASQPKKSRKGKKGAPKEKEPSILKELKKALRPISDKRIEDTSRPSTPQRSVHDELMASIRGSSIRQLRRVEVPEHLR, from the exons ATGAGCATGTTTGGCTACCGTAAGGAGCTGGACAAGTACGAGGATGTGGATGAAGATGAGCTGCTGGCTTCCCTGACGGCAGatgagctggaggagctggagaaggagctggCGGACATCGACCCGGATGACAACGTCCCTATCGGACTGAGGCAGAGGGACCAGACCGCCAAGACCCCCACGGGCACCTTCAGCCGAGAGGCCCTGTTAAAGTACTGGGAGAACGAGACCCGCAAACTCCTCGAGGAGGAGAGGTCGGGCTCGAGCCCCAAACAG GACAACGAGGAGCAGGAGGATACTGATAAGGAAGCAGAATGCGTGACTGAGAGCAACAGTGAGGgctcagaagaagaagaagacagtgaggaacaggaggaggatgaggaggaagaagaagaggaagatagtgaggaagaagaggaagaggctgTTACCGAGGATGAAGACGAACAAGAGCATGAAGAAGAACCAAAAAGAGAAAATTTGGCCAGCTGCAGTCCAATAAACAGCCAGAACCTCTGCAGCGGCCTGTCAAAATGCAATGGCAGTGATGAGGATATTAAAAAAGCGCCGTCCACCACCAATGTAGATGCTGACCTCAAGATGACCCCCAGCAGGCCCTGCGGGAACCCCACGGTGATCGACGAGGCCCTGGAGAAGATCCTGAGCGATGACGTTGAAATGACCGAGGTCAACCTGAACAACATCGAGAACATCTCCCAGGAGATGCTCATCAGCTTCGCCGATGCCCTGAGGTCCAACACACACGTGCGGGTGTTCAGCGTGGCCAACACGCGTGCTGACGACCACGTAGCCTTCGCCATCGCCAAGATGCTCAGGCAAAACAGCAGCGTGACGAACATCAACATCGAGTCCAACTACATCACAGGGAAGGGCATCGTGGCTCTGATGCAGGCCCTCACCCGGAACAGCACTCTGACCGAGCTGCGCTTCCACAACCAGAGGCACATCTGCGGAGGCCAGGTGGAGATGGAGATCGTGAAGCTGCTGAGGGAGAACACCACCCTACTGAAGCTGGGCTATCAGTTTGACCTGCCGGGCCCCAGGATGAGCATGACCAGCATCCTGACCCGCAACCAGGACCGGCAGAGGCAGAGGCGGATGCAGGAGCAGCGTCTCGCGGGGGGCTCCGACGGGCCTGTCAACCCCCGGACCAGCGCCCTGCAGAGGGGCACGCCGACCTCGTCCCCCTACGGATCTCCACGGGGCTCCCCGTGGCCTTCTCCAAAACTGCCCCGAAACGTGAAAAATGCACCGCCAGCAccgcctcctccccctccacccccacctccaccaccgccaccccctcctcttccgCCTTCCCAGCCGGTCCAGGAGAAGAAGCCGCCGACTCGAAACATTGCGGAGGTTATCAAGCAGCAGGAGAGACGGAAAAGGCAGGCGTCCCAGCCGAAAAAGTCCCGGAAAGGCAAGAAGGGTGCACCCAAGGAGAAGGAGCCCTCCATCCTCAAGGAACTGAAAAAAGCCCTCAGGCCCATTTCCGACAAAAGGATAGAGGACACATCCCGACCCTCCACACCCCAGCGATCTGTCCATGATGAACTCATGGCCTCTATTCGTGGGAGCAGCATCAGACAACTTAGACGG GTGGAAGTTCCAGAGCATCTACGGTAA